Proteins from a genomic interval of Bradyrhizobium sp. CCGB01:
- a CDS encoding ABC transporter substrate-binding protein, which produces MNNDNKRSGSGLDRRHLLQAGLAAAFAAPLGALGAAQAFAPRGIAPGVDFSEFPLCRTAADGPALTGAPRKLKLSWNAGAVCLAPLPVAIEHGFFQKQNLDVELVNYSGSTDQLLEAIATGKSDAGLGMALRWLKPLEQGFDVKIAAGTHGGCMRVLTRTDSNVSKLADLKGKIVAVGDLGGPDKNFFSIQLAKLGIDPNKDVDWRAYPGNLLNVAVEKGEVQAFLSSDPLAYLWLKDTQYKEVASNLDGEYRDKSCCIVGLRGSLVREEPQVARAITQALLDAAMFTSQNPVVAAKSFQPYAPKTATLADIEGMVRYHTHHHHPVGEILKRELKAYADDLKSVQVFKQSTDTTKFAERIYVDVFAV; this is translated from the coding sequence ATGAACAACGACAACAAGCGCAGCGGTTCGGGGCTCGACCGGCGCCATCTGCTACAGGCCGGCCTTGCGGCGGCATTCGCCGCGCCGCTTGGTGCCCTTGGTGCAGCGCAGGCCTTTGCGCCGCGCGGGATTGCGCCCGGTGTCGATTTCTCGGAGTTTCCGCTGTGCCGGACGGCTGCGGATGGCCCCGCGCTCACAGGCGCGCCGCGCAAGCTGAAGCTGTCGTGGAACGCCGGCGCGGTCTGCCTCGCGCCGCTGCCTGTCGCGATCGAGCACGGCTTCTTCCAGAAGCAGAATCTCGACGTCGAGCTCGTCAATTATTCCGGCTCGACGGATCAACTGCTCGAGGCGATCGCGACGGGAAAGAGCGATGCTGGCCTCGGCATGGCGCTGCGCTGGCTGAAGCCGCTGGAGCAGGGCTTTGACGTCAAGATCGCCGCGGGCACCCATGGCGGCTGCATGCGCGTGCTGACGCGTACCGATTCCAACGTGAGCAAGCTCGCCGACCTCAAGGGCAAGATCGTCGCGGTCGGCGATCTCGGCGGTCCGGACAAGAACTTCTTCTCGATCCAGCTCGCCAAGCTCGGGATCGATCCCAACAAGGACGTCGACTGGCGCGCCTATCCCGGCAACCTGCTCAACGTCGCCGTGGAGAAGGGCGAAGTGCAGGCCTTCCTGTCGTCCGATCCGCTCGCCTATCTCTGGCTGAAGGACACCCAGTACAAGGAGGTCGCCTCCAACCTCGACGGCGAATACCGCGACAAGAGCTGCTGCATCGTGGGCCTCCGTGGCAGCCTTGTGCGCGAGGAGCCGCAGGTCGCCCGCGCGATCACGCAGGCGCTGCTCGATGCCGCCATGTTCACCTCTCAGAACCCTGTGGTGGCGGCGAAGTCGTTCCAGCCCTATGCGCCCAAGACGGCGACTCTCGCCGATATCGAGGGCATGGTGCGCTACCACACCCACCATCATCATCCCGTCGGCGAGATCCTGAAGCGTGAGCTCAAGGCCTATGCCGACGATCTCAAGAGCGTGCAGGTCTTCAAGCAGAGCACGGATACCACGAAGTTCGCGGAGCGCATCTATGTCGACGTATTCGCTGTCTGA
- a CDS encoding ABC transporter substrate-binding protein, producing MSINSHDRPITRRLAASLLAAAITLSTAAASFAADTVVLRVGDQKGGNRSLLEISGYAKDLPYRIEWSEFPAAAPILEALNAGALDVGYTGDLSFLSVYAAGAPIKAIGGTRSDAKTQAILVRQDSPIKSAADLKGKRLAGTRGGWGQFLIDATLEKAQIKLEDATFAPLGPVDAKIALVAGSIDAWAVWEPYVSFATLKDKARVVADGEGLTPTITFIVASDSAIATKRAAVQDLVQRLNKARLWSLDHISEYARSTAELTRLPEDVLLSAYTAQRTSPIVIDENVVKEVQEASDRSTRYGILPKTLDVSKAVDRSFTAAAAGSN from the coding sequence ATGAGCATCAACTCCCACGACCGTCCCATCACACGCCGCCTCGCCGCATCGCTGCTTGCCGCCGCCATCACGTTGTCCACGGCCGCCGCGTCGTTCGCTGCCGACACCGTCGTGCTGCGCGTCGGCGACCAGAAGGGCGGCAACCGTTCGCTGCTCGAAATCTCCGGCTATGCAAAGGACCTGCCCTACAGGATCGAATGGTCGGAATTCCCGGCGGCCGCGCCGATCCTGGAAGCGCTCAACGCCGGCGCGCTCGACGTCGGCTACACCGGCGATCTCTCCTTCCTCTCGGTCTACGCAGCGGGCGCGCCGATCAAGGCGATCGGCGGCACCAGGTCGGATGCAAAGACGCAAGCGATCCTTGTGCGCCAGGATTCGCCGATCAAGTCAGCCGCCGACCTCAAGGGCAAACGCCTCGCCGGCACGCGCGGCGGCTGGGGCCAGTTCCTGATCGACGCGACGCTGGAGAAGGCGCAGATCAAGCTGGAGGACGCGACCTTCGCGCCGCTCGGCCCGGTCGACGCCAAGATTGCGCTCGTTGCCGGCTCGATCGACGCCTGGGCGGTGTGGGAGCCCTACGTCTCGTTCGCGACGTTGAAGGACAAGGCCCGCGTGGTCGCCGACGGCGAGGGCCTGACGCCGACCATCACCTTCATCGTCGCCTCCGACAGCGCCATCGCCACCAAGCGCGCGGCGGTGCAGGACCTCGTGCAGCGGCTGAACAAGGCGCGGCTATGGTCGCTCGATCACATCAGTGAATACGCCAGGAGCACGGCCGAGCTGACCAGGCTGCCCGAGGACGTGCTGCTGTCGGCCTACACCGCGCAGCGCACCAGCCCGATCGTGATCGACGAGAACGTCGTGAAGGAAGTTCAGGAAGCGTCCGACCGCTCGACCCGCTACGGCATCCTGCCGAAGACACTCGACGTCAGCAAAGCCGTCGACCGCAGCTTCACCGCTGCGGCCGCGGGATCGAACTAG